The Micromonospora krabiensis genome window below encodes:
- a CDS encoding ABC transporter permease, translating into MFRYILRRLLQMVLAFFGTTLIVYALMFAGQGDPIQALAGERPVTPAQRAYLTEKYHLDATGIGGFFYRYFDYVKNLLQGDLGQSLTGRQIGDILRQAWPITVKLALIALAVAVIFGVTAGVIAGIRRAGIFDNSTLVLTLLVLGIPTIVLAPLAQFFLGVKWQLFPPTAGAEPTFYALLLPGIVLGSLSLATALRLTRTSVAENLRADYVRTARSKGLVKRRIVSIHVLRNSLIPVVTFLGVELGNLMSGAIITEGVFNIPGVGFNLFRGIRTEDGPLVVGIVSVLVVVYLLSNLVVDVLYAVLDPRIRYE; encoded by the coding sequence ATGTTCCGCTACATCCTGCGGCGCCTCCTGCAGATGGTCCTGGCGTTCTTCGGGACCACGTTGATCGTGTACGCGTTGATGTTCGCCGGGCAGGGCGACCCGATCCAGGCGCTCGCCGGCGAACGGCCGGTGACGCCGGCCCAGCGGGCGTACCTGACGGAGAAGTACCACCTCGACGCGACCGGCATCGGCGGGTTCTTCTACCGCTACTTCGACTACGTCAAGAACCTGCTCCAGGGGGACCTGGGTCAGTCGCTCACCGGCCGGCAGATCGGCGACATCCTGCGACAGGCGTGGCCGATCACCGTGAAGCTCGCCCTCATCGCGCTCGCGGTGGCAGTGATCTTCGGCGTCACGGCCGGCGTGATCGCCGGCATCCGCCGCGCCGGCATCTTCGACAACTCCACGCTGGTGCTGACCCTGCTGGTGCTGGGCATCCCGACCATCGTGCTGGCGCCGCTCGCGCAGTTCTTCCTGGGCGTCAAGTGGCAACTCTTCCCGCCCACCGCCGGCGCGGAGCCGACCTTCTACGCCCTGCTGCTGCCCGGGATCGTGCTCGGCTCACTCTCCCTGGCCACCGCGCTGCGGCTGACCCGCACCTCGGTGGCCGAGAACCTGCGCGCCGACTACGTCCGCACCGCCCGCTCGAAGGGCCTGGTCAAGCGCCGCATCGTCAGCATCCACGTGCTGCGCAACTCGCTCATCCCGGTGGTGACCTTCCTCGGCGTCGAGCTGGGCAACCTGATGAGCGGCGCGATCATCACCGAGGGCGTCTTCAACATCCCGGGCGTGGGGTTCAACCTCTTCCGGGGCATCCGCACCGAGGACGGCCCCCTGGTGGTGGGCATCGTCAGCGTCCTCGTCGTGGTCTACCTGCTCTCCAACCTGGTGGTGGACGTCCTGTACGCCGTACTCGACCCGAGGATCCGCTATGAGTGA
- a CDS encoding peptide ABC transporter substrate-binding protein, whose translation MRVRRLAAWTALPLAVTLGLAACGSGGDGGSGSDSKAVSIWIGEPKHLVPTNTTETNGDQVLQGLFSPLVTFDAQSKPVMNAAESITSPDNKVWTIKLKDGYTFHNGEKVTSDNYINAWNYGAYAPNGQDANYFFEKIAGYADLQGDAPKAKTLSGLKKVDDLTFQVTLTDPFIDFRSMLNYDAFFPMPEAAFSAPGVLKDSYEAAPIGQGPFKMKGTWQHDSKIEVERYDAFPGEKPKVQAVEFRIYQQLSAAYADLQADNLDVLTTIPAENLSTAQADLGDRYQTSPMSGIQYLAFPTFDKDYANPDVRKAISMAINRDEITKSIFKDTQQPAHSFVSPILPGFRENGGGAATEYNPTEAKKLYEAAGGPKKITISYNGDGGHKDWVDATVNQLKANLGVDAVGVAEPKFADLLTKVEKKQPVGTFRMGWIMDYPSMEDYLGPLFSTNGSSNYYGYSNPEFDKLVKVGAAAPTEDEAIKKFQQAEDILAKDMPVIPLRYQENVFGHSSKVKNVEVDAYQRVNLTKIELAD comes from the coding sequence ATGCGAGTTCGTAGGCTCGCCGCCTGGACCGCCCTCCCGCTTGCGGTGACGCTGGGCCTGGCGGCCTGCGGCAGCGGCGGTGACGGTGGGTCCGGCAGCGACTCCAAGGCAGTCAGCATCTGGATCGGCGAACCGAAGCACCTGGTCCCGACCAACACCACCGAGACGAACGGCGACCAGGTCCTCCAGGGTCTGTTCAGCCCGCTCGTCACCTTCGACGCGCAGAGCAAGCCCGTCATGAACGCGGCTGAGTCGATCACCTCGCCGGACAACAAGGTCTGGACGATCAAGCTGAAGGACGGCTACACCTTCCACAACGGTGAGAAGGTCACGTCCGACAACTACATCAACGCCTGGAACTACGGCGCGTACGCGCCCAACGGTCAGGACGCGAACTACTTCTTCGAGAAGATCGCCGGCTACGCCGACCTGCAGGGCGACGCGCCGAAGGCGAAGACCCTGTCCGGCCTCAAGAAGGTCGACGACCTGACCTTCCAGGTGACGCTCACCGACCCGTTCATCGACTTCCGGTCGATGCTGAACTACGACGCGTTCTTCCCGATGCCGGAGGCGGCGTTCTCCGCCCCGGGCGTGCTCAAGGACTCGTACGAGGCGGCGCCGATCGGCCAGGGCCCGTTCAAGATGAAGGGCACCTGGCAGCACGACAGCAAGATCGAGGTCGAGCGGTACGACGCGTTCCCGGGCGAGAAGCCCAAGGTGCAGGCCGTCGAGTTCCGGATCTACCAGCAGCTCAGCGCCGCGTACGCGGACCTGCAGGCGGACAACCTCGACGTGCTGACGACGATCCCGGCCGAGAACCTCAGCACCGCGCAGGCCGACCTGGGCGACCGCTACCAGACCAGCCCGATGTCCGGCATCCAGTACCTGGCGTTCCCGACCTTCGACAAGGACTACGCCAACCCGGACGTCCGTAAGGCGATCTCCATGGCGATCAACCGGGACGAGATCACCAAGTCCATCTTCAAGGACACGCAGCAGCCGGCCCACTCGTTCGTCTCCCCGATCCTGCCCGGCTTCCGGGAGAACGGCGGCGGCGCGGCGACCGAGTACAACCCGACCGAGGCGAAGAAGCTGTACGAGGCGGCCGGCGGCCCGAAGAAGATCACCATCTCCTACAACGGCGACGGCGGTCACAAGGACTGGGTCGACGCGACCGTCAACCAGCTGAAGGCCAACCTGGGCGTCGACGCCGTCGGCGTGGCCGAGCCGAAGTTCGCCGACCTGCTCACCAAGGTCGAGAAGAAGCAGCCGGTCGGCACGTTCCGGATGGGCTGGATCATGGACTACCCGTCCATGGAGGACTACCTGGGCCCGCTGTTCAGCACCAACGGCTCGTCGAACTACTACGGCTACAGCAACCCGGAGTTCGACAAGCTGGTGAAGGTGGGCGCCGCGGCGCCCACCGAGGATGAGGCGATCAAGAAGTTCCAGCAGGCCGAGGACATCCTGGCCAAGGACATGCCGGTGATCCCGCTCCGCTACCAGGAGAACGTGTTCGGGCACTCGAGCAAGGTCAAGAACGTCGAGGTCGACGCCTACCAGCGCGTCAACCTGACCAAGATCGAGCTGGCCGACTGA
- a CDS encoding bifunctional methylenetetrahydrofolate dehydrogenase/methenyltetrahydrofolate cyclohydrolase: MTATLLDGKATAAEIKDELRTRVKALAERGITPGLGTVLVGSDPGSQAYVNGKHRDCAEVGIASIRRELPADATQQQVDDVLAELNADPACHGYIVQLPLPAHLDTQRVLELIDPSKDADGLHPVNLGRLVLGYPGPLPCTPRGIVELLRRHDVALHGAKVAVVGRGNTVGRPLGLLLTRRSENATVTLCHTGTLDLASHTRAADIVIVAAGVPGLLTDEMVSPGAVVVDVGITRVVGPDGKGRYTGDVDPSVAEVAGALVPMPGGVGPMTRAMLLTNVVERAEQG, from the coding sequence GTGACGGCGACGCTTCTGGACGGCAAGGCGACCGCGGCGGAGATCAAGGACGAGCTGCGGACGCGGGTCAAGGCACTGGCGGAGCGGGGCATCACTCCCGGCCTCGGCACCGTGCTGGTCGGCTCCGATCCCGGCTCCCAGGCGTACGTCAACGGCAAGCACCGGGACTGCGCCGAGGTGGGCATCGCCTCCATCCGGCGGGAGCTGCCCGCCGACGCGACCCAGCAGCAGGTCGACGACGTGCTCGCCGAGCTGAACGCCGACCCGGCCTGCCACGGCTACATCGTCCAGCTGCCGCTCCCGGCCCACCTCGACACCCAGCGGGTGCTCGAACTGATCGACCCGTCGAAGGACGCGGACGGCCTGCACCCGGTCAACCTGGGCCGGCTGGTGCTCGGCTACCCGGGCCCGCTGCCCTGCACCCCGCGCGGGATCGTGGAGCTGCTCCGCCGGCACGACGTGGCGCTGCACGGCGCCAAGGTCGCGGTCGTGGGCCGGGGCAACACCGTCGGCCGTCCGCTCGGCCTGCTGCTGACCCGGCGGAGCGAGAACGCCACCGTGACGCTCTGCCACACCGGCACCCTCGATCTCGCCTCGCACACCCGGGCGGCCGACATCGTGATCGTGGCGGCAGGCGTACCGGGCCTGCTCACCGACGAGATGGTCTCCCCGGGCGCGGTCGTGGTCGACGTCGGGATCACCCGCGTGGTCGGGCCGGACGGCAAGGGTCGCTACACCGGTGACGTGGACCCGAGTGTGGCCGAGGTCGCCGGCGCGCTGGTCCCGATGCCCGGCGGTGTCGGACCGATGACCCGGGCCATGCTGCTGACCAACGTGGTCGAGCGCGCCGAGCAGGGCTGA
- the mdh gene encoding malate dehydrogenase has protein sequence MGKKVTVVGAGFYGSTTAQRLAEYDVFDTVVITDIIEGKPAGIALDLNQSRPVEGFETKVVGVTTGPNGEGYEQIEGSDVVVITAGLPRKPGMSRMDLLETNAKIVRQVAENVAKYAPNAVVIVVSNPLDEMTALAQIATQFPRNRVLGQAGMLDTARFTNFVAEALNVPVKSVKTLTLGSHGDTMVPVPSKSTVNGKPLREVMPDDQIEDLVVRTRNGGAEVVALLKTGSAYYAPSAAAARMAKAVAEDSGEVMPVCAWVDGEYGISGVYLGVEAAIGAEGVKRVVETDLAADELASLKEAAEAVRAKQADVANM, from the coding sequence ATGGGTAAGAAGGTCACTGTCGTCGGGGCCGGCTTCTACGGCTCCACCACCGCACAGCGCCTGGCCGAGTACGACGTCTTCGACACCGTCGTGATCACCGACATCATCGAGGGCAAGCCGGCCGGCATCGCACTGGACCTCAACCAGTCGCGTCCGGTCGAGGGCTTCGAGACGAAGGTCGTCGGCGTCACCACCGGCCCGAACGGCGAGGGCTACGAGCAGATCGAGGGCTCGGACGTCGTCGTGATCACCGCCGGCCTGCCGCGCAAGCCGGGTATGAGCCGGATGGACCTGCTGGAGACGAACGCCAAGATCGTCCGTCAGGTGGCCGAGAACGTCGCCAAGTACGCCCCGAACGCCGTCGTCATCGTCGTCTCCAACCCGCTGGACGAGATGACCGCGCTGGCCCAGATCGCCACCCAGTTCCCCAGGAACCGGGTGCTCGGCCAGGCCGGCATGCTCGACACCGCCCGGTTCACCAACTTCGTCGCCGAGGCGCTGAACGTGCCGGTGAAGTCCGTGAAGACGCTGACCCTGGGCTCGCACGGCGACACCATGGTGCCGGTGCCGTCGAAGAGCACGGTCAACGGCAAGCCGCTGCGCGAGGTCATGCCCGACGACCAGATCGAGGACCTGGTCGTCCGCACCCGCAACGGTGGGGCCGAGGTCGTGGCCCTGCTCAAGACCGGCTCGGCCTACTACGCCCCGTCCGCCGCGGCGGCCCGGATGGCGAAGGCCGTCGCGGAGGACTCCGGCGAGGTCATGCCGGTGTGCGCCTGGGTCGACGGCGAGTACGGCATCTCCGGGGTCTACCTGGGTGTCGAGGCCGCGATCGGCGCCGAGGGCGTCAAGCGGGTCGTCGAGACCGACCTGGCCGCCGACGAGCTGGCCAGCCTGAAGGAGGCCGCCGAGGCCGTCCGCGCCAAGCAGGCCGACGTCGCCAACATGTGA
- a CDS encoding MBL fold metallo-hydrolase → MPPSRTLGSITVTAIFDGEGPFFQPRTEAFPAATAAHWKAADARDPGAVTVDDGWWLQFRCFAVRCGDGPVTLVDAGLGPADSPAASWAPVPGRLPHELAAAGIDPSDVRTVVLTHLHTDHVGWAVTGSPGTPYFPHAEYLVQRAELAALDVLNPGLRAGLVAPLRAAGRLREVDGEATIGPGVRLLPTPGHTPGHQSVLLDGDDERLLLTGDLLVHAVQLVDPELAYAHEEDPDQARTSRRALLESLTTGGGPLTLATPHLTNPFTPWHPTSPR, encoded by the coding sequence ATGCCGCCGAGCCGCACCCTCGGGTCTATCACGGTCACCGCGATCTTCGACGGCGAGGGGCCCTTCTTCCAGCCCCGCACCGAGGCGTTCCCGGCCGCGACCGCCGCGCACTGGAAGGCGGCCGACGCGCGGGATCCGGGCGCGGTGACCGTCGACGACGGCTGGTGGCTCCAGTTCCGCTGCTTCGCCGTCCGGTGCGGCGACGGCCCCGTCACCCTGGTGGACGCCGGCCTCGGGCCGGCCGACTCCCCCGCCGCGAGCTGGGCGCCGGTGCCGGGTCGGCTGCCGCACGAACTCGCCGCCGCCGGCATCGACCCGTCGGACGTACGCACCGTCGTGCTCACCCACCTGCACACCGACCACGTCGGCTGGGCGGTCACCGGCTCACCCGGAACGCCGTACTTCCCGCACGCCGAGTACCTGGTGCAGCGGGCCGAGCTGGCCGCCCTGGACGTGCTCAACCCGGGGCTGCGGGCCGGGCTGGTCGCGCCGTTGCGCGCCGCCGGCCGGCTCCGCGAGGTCGACGGCGAGGCCACGATCGGTCCGGGCGTACGCCTGCTGCCGACGCCGGGGCACACGCCCGGTCACCAGTCCGTGCTGCTCGACGGGGACGACGAACGGCTCCTGCTCACCGGCGACCTGCTGGTGCACGCCGTGCAGCTGGTCGACCCGGAGCTGGCGTACGCCCACGAGGAGGACCCGGATCAGGCCCGCACCTCCCGCCGAGCCCTCCTGGAATCCCTGACCACCGGCGGTGGCCCACTGACCCTGGCCACCCCCCACCTGACCAACCCCTTCACCCCCTGGCACCCCACCTCCCCGCGTTGA
- a CDS encoding NADP-dependent isocitrate dehydrogenase — translation MAKIKVNNPVVELDGDEMTRIIWKQIREQLILPYLDVDLHYYDLSIQHRDETDDQVTVDAANAIKEHGVGVKCATITPDEARVEEFGLKKMWRSPNGTIRNILGGVVFREPIIMSNVPRLVPGWTKPIIIGRHAHGDQYKATDFVVPGPGTVTITYTPADGGEPMEMEVANFPGGGIAMGMYNYDESIRDFARASFRYGLDRNYPVYMSTKNTILKAYDGRFKDIFAEVFENEFKAEFDAAGLTYEHRLIDDMVAAALKWEGGYVWACKNYDGDVQSDTVAQGFGSLGLMTSVLLSPDGRTVEAEAAHGTVTRHYRQWQKGEKTSTNPIASIYAWTRGLAHRGKLDGTPAVTEFANTLEQVIVDTVEGGQMTKDLALLIGRDAPWLTTDEFMNTLDENLARKLAA, via the coding sequence ATGGCGAAGATCAAGGTAAACAACCCGGTCGTGGAGCTCGACGGCGACGAGATGACCCGGATCATCTGGAAGCAGATCCGGGAGCAGCTGATCCTGCCCTACCTCGACGTCGACCTGCACTACTACGACCTGTCGATCCAGCACCGCGACGAGACCGACGACCAGGTCACCGTCGACGCGGCCAACGCCATCAAGGAGCACGGCGTCGGCGTGAAGTGCGCGACGATCACCCCGGACGAGGCCCGGGTGGAGGAGTTCGGCCTCAAGAAGATGTGGCGGTCGCCGAACGGCACCATCCGCAACATCCTCGGCGGCGTCGTCTTCCGCGAGCCGATCATCATGTCCAACGTGCCGCGGTTGGTCCCCGGCTGGACCAAGCCGATCATCATCGGCCGTCACGCCCACGGCGACCAGTACAAGGCCACCGACTTCGTCGTCCCCGGCCCGGGCACGGTGACCATCACCTACACCCCGGCCGACGGCGGCGAGCCGATGGAGATGGAGGTCGCCAACTTCCCCGGCGGCGGCATCGCCATGGGCATGTACAACTACGACGAGTCGATCCGGGACTTCGCCCGCGCCTCGTTCCGGTACGGCCTGGACCGCAACTACCCGGTCTACATGTCGACCAAGAACACCATCCTCAAGGCGTACGACGGCCGGTTCAAGGACATCTTCGCCGAGGTGTTCGAGAACGAGTTCAAGGCCGAGTTCGACGCCGCCGGCCTCACCTACGAGCACCGGCTGATCGACGACATGGTCGCCGCCGCGCTCAAGTGGGAGGGCGGCTACGTCTGGGCGTGCAAGAACTACGACGGTGACGTGCAGTCCGACACCGTCGCCCAGGGCTTCGGCTCGCTGGGTCTGATGACCTCCGTCCTGCTCTCCCCGGACGGTCGGACCGTCGAGGCCGAGGCCGCGCACGGCACGGTCACCCGGCACTACCGGCAGTGGCAGAAGGGCGAGAAGACCTCGACCAACCCGATCGCGTCGATCTACGCCTGGACCCGGGGCCTCGCCCACCGGGGCAAGCTGGACGGCACCCCGGCGGTCACCGAGTTCGCCAACACCCTGGAGCAGGTCATCGTCGACACCGTCGAGGGTGGCCAGATGACCAAGGACCTGGCGCTGCTCATCGGTCGGGACGCCCCGTGGCTGACCACCGACGAGTTCATGAACACGCTCGACGAGAACCTGGCGCGCAAGCTCGCCGCCTGA
- the galT gene encoding galactose-1-phosphate uridylyltransferase, with product MKRTAIRLADGRELIYFDERDDAVRDQPDRRELPPPPPASQLRYDPLTDEWVAVAVHRQTRTFLPPANECPLDPSEGDRLTEIPAPDYDVVVFENRFPSLSGRVAEEPGEITPFTPVRPGLGRCEVVCFTSDHNASFAGLPPTRVRTVLDALADRTTALGELPGVEQVFCFENRGVEIGVTLHHPHGQIYAYPFVTPRTRAMLAAARRHAERTGGRNLYADVLAAERATGDRVVASNEHWTAYVPAAARWPFEVHVAPHRPVPDIPALDDAERDAFGPLYLDLLRRFDGLFDLPMPYIAAWHQAPVRIDRELGHLHLQLFSIRRAKDKLKYLAGSESGMGVFINDIAPERAAELLRAA from the coding sequence GTGAAGCGCACCGCGATCCGGCTGGCCGACGGCCGGGAACTGATCTACTTCGACGAGCGCGACGACGCGGTCCGCGACCAGCCGGACCGGCGGGAGTTGCCGCCGCCGCCACCCGCCTCGCAGCTGCGGTACGACCCGCTGACCGACGAGTGGGTCGCCGTCGCCGTGCACCGGCAGACCCGCACGTTCCTGCCCCCGGCGAACGAGTGCCCGCTCGACCCGTCGGAGGGTGATCGGCTGACCGAGATCCCGGCGCCCGACTACGACGTGGTGGTCTTCGAGAACCGGTTCCCGTCGCTGAGCGGGCGGGTCGCCGAGGAGCCCGGCGAGATCACCCCGTTCACCCCGGTACGGCCGGGCCTCGGCCGCTGCGAGGTGGTCTGCTTCACCTCCGACCACAACGCCTCGTTCGCCGGCCTCCCGCCCACCCGGGTCCGCACCGTGCTCGACGCGCTCGCCGACCGCACCACCGCGCTGGGCGAGCTGCCCGGGGTGGAGCAGGTGTTCTGCTTCGAGAACCGGGGCGTGGAGATCGGCGTCACCCTGCACCACCCGCACGGGCAGATCTACGCGTACCCCTTCGTCACCCCCCGGACCCGCGCGATGCTGGCGGCGGCCCGGCGGCACGCCGAGCGCACCGGCGGCCGGAACCTGTACGCGGACGTCCTCGCCGCCGAGCGCGCCACCGGCGACCGGGTCGTCGCGAGCAACGAGCACTGGACGGCGTACGTCCCGGCGGCGGCCCGCTGGCCGTTCGAGGTGCACGTGGCCCCGCACCGGCCGGTGCCGGACATCCCGGCGCTCGACGACGCCGAGCGGGACGCGTTCGGGCCGCTCTACCTGGACCTGCTGCGCCGCTTCGACGGGCTGTTCGACCTGCCGATGCCGTACATCGCGGCCTGGCACCAGGCGCCGGTCCGGATCGACCGCGAGCTGGGCCACCTGCACCTGCAGCTGTTCAGCATCCGGCGCGCGAAGGACAAGCTGAAGTACCTGGCCGGCTCCGAGTCCGGCATGGGCGTGTTCATCAACGACATCGCCCCGGAGCGCGCCGCCGAACTCCTGCGCGCCGCGTAA
- a CDS encoding DeoR/GlpR family DNA-binding transcription regulator → MLAQQRQTAILERVRAAGGVRVTELAAEFGVSDMTIRRDLESLHERGLLAKVHGGATVAGPGSTDEPGFRAKSVRQLAEKAAIADRAAQLVRPGGAIALSAGTTTAELAHRLVDVPGLTVVTNSLPVAEILHTGGRPDQTVVLTGGVRTPSDALVGPLAVGAIRSLHLDLLFLGVHGITERAGFTTPNLMEAETDRALVAAADRLVVLADHTKWGTVGISSIVELAAAQVLVTDDRLPADARGVLGDRVGELVMVSATGAGRATATPTSGGAAE, encoded by the coding sequence ATGCTGGCGCAGCAGCGGCAGACGGCCATCCTGGAACGGGTCCGGGCGGCGGGCGGCGTGCGGGTCACCGAACTGGCCGCCGAGTTCGGCGTCTCGGACATGACCATCCGGCGCGACCTGGAGTCGCTGCACGAACGCGGCCTGCTCGCCAAGGTGCACGGCGGCGCGACGGTCGCCGGCCCCGGCTCCACGGACGAACCGGGCTTCCGGGCGAAGTCCGTACGGCAGCTCGCCGAGAAGGCGGCCATCGCCGACCGGGCGGCGCAGCTGGTCCGGCCGGGCGGGGCGATCGCGCTCTCGGCCGGGACCACCACCGCCGAGCTGGCGCACCGCCTGGTGGACGTGCCCGGGCTGACCGTGGTGACCAACTCGCTGCCGGTGGCCGAGATCCTGCACACCGGGGGGCGCCCCGACCAGACCGTGGTGCTGACCGGCGGGGTGCGGACGCCGTCCGACGCGCTGGTGGGCCCGCTGGCCGTCGGAGCCATCCGGTCGCTGCACCTGGACCTGCTCTTCCTCGGCGTGCACGGGATCACCGAGCGGGCCGGCTTCACCACGCCGAACCTGATGGAGGCGGAGACCGACCGAGCCCTGGTGGCCGCGGCGGACCGGCTGGTGGTGCTCGCCGACCACACCAAGTGGGGCACGGTCGGGATCTCGTCGATCGTCGAGCTCGCCGCGGCGCAGGTACTGGTCACCGACGACCGGTTGCCGGCGGACGCGCGGGGGGTACTCGGCGACCGGGTGGGCGAACTCGTGATGGTGAGCGCGACAGGGGCGGGCCGGGCGACGGCCACGCCGACGAGTGGAGGGGCGGCGGAGTGA
- the cysC gene encoding adenylyl-sulfate kinase: MSNGWVLPDEVLRDAPAYTPRPGELADLELLLTGAYTPLTGFMTRADLVSVSRRGRLADGTPWQVPVTLQVPAALAQTLDPRDPARRAVVLADGEGAPVAALDVADTWPVRDGVAGVGGTVRRLGDGGHGPFQRLRRDPEEVRALLPPGRVLGVIADRPLHRPQLAQIAHAARTLAAHLLVLIPIGEDGLGGLPPEALVRAIFAARDRMPPATIVAVPLSRRRDEISDALLRARVSGAYGVTHLLSTGEMLSGAGLRVLVPRELAYDNRDGQWRWREDIPPRNRRLALTQDEIDDLLDRGFPLPEWHTPPAVAKELAKARPPRRHRGLVVFLTGLSGSGKSTIARGLSDALRETGDRTVTLLDGDVVRRELSAGLGFTKTDRDLNVRRIGWVAAEIARHRGLAICCPIAPYAAARATAREMALAAGAGFVLVHVSTPLEVCEQRDRKGLYARARAGLLTGMTGVDDPYEQPTDADLVIDTSNLSVDEAVQGVLHHLTETGWVEPRLPAA, translated from the coding sequence ATGAGCAACGGGTGGGTGCTGCCCGACGAGGTTCTCCGGGACGCGCCGGCGTACACGCCGCGCCCGGGGGAGCTCGCCGACCTGGAGCTCCTGCTGACCGGGGCGTACACACCGCTGACCGGCTTCATGACGCGGGCCGACCTGGTCTCGGTCAGCCGGCGGGGCCGGCTCGCCGACGGCACCCCCTGGCAGGTCCCGGTGACCCTCCAGGTGCCGGCCGCCCTGGCGCAGACGCTCGACCCGCGCGACCCGGCGCGGCGTGCCGTGGTGCTGGCCGACGGCGAGGGCGCCCCGGTCGCCGCGCTGGACGTGGCCGACACGTGGCCGGTCCGCGACGGCGTCGCCGGCGTGGGCGGCACCGTCCGCCGGCTGGGTGACGGCGGCCACGGCCCCTTCCAGCGGCTGCGCCGCGACCCGGAGGAGGTGCGGGCGCTCCTGCCCCCGGGCCGGGTGCTCGGGGTGATCGCCGACCGGCCGCTGCACCGCCCGCAGCTCGCCCAGATCGCGCACGCCGCCCGCACCCTGGCCGCACACCTGCTGGTCCTCATTCCGATCGGCGAGGACGGGCTGGGCGGCCTGCCGCCCGAGGCGCTGGTGCGGGCGATCTTCGCCGCGCGGGACCGGATGCCCCCGGCCACCATCGTCGCCGTGCCGCTGTCCCGCCGCCGCGACGAGATCAGCGACGCGTTGCTGCGGGCGCGGGTGTCGGGCGCGTACGGCGTCACCCACCTGCTGTCGACCGGCGAGATGCTCTCGGGCGCCGGGTTGCGCGTGCTGGTGCCCCGCGAACTGGCCTACGACAACCGGGACGGGCAGTGGCGCTGGCGCGAGGACATCCCGCCACGCAACCGGCGGCTGGCCCTGACCCAGGACGAGATCGACGACCTGCTGGACCGGGGTTTCCCCCTCCCCGAGTGGCACACCCCGCCGGCGGTGGCGAAGGAGTTGGCCAAGGCCCGTCCGCCGCGCCGGCACCGCGGGCTCGTGGTCTTCCTGACCGGCCTCTCCGGCTCCGGCAAGTCGACCATCGCCCGGGGGCTGTCAGACGCGCTGCGTGAGACCGGGGACCGCACGGTCACCCTGCTCGACGGCGACGTGGTCCGCCGGGAGCTGTCGGCCGGGCTCGGGTTCACCAAGACCGACCGCGACCTGAACGTGCGCCGGATCGGCTGGGTGGCCGCCGAGATCGCCCGGCACCGCGGCCTGGCCATCTGCTGCCCGATCGCGCCGTACGCGGCGGCGCGGGCGACCGCACGCGAGATGGCGCTCGCCGCCGGGGCGGGCTTCGTGCTGGTGCACGTCTCCACCCCGCTGGAGGTCTGCGAGCAGCGCGACCGCAAGGGCCTGTACGCGCGGGCCCGGGCCGGCCTGCTCACCGGGATGACGGGTGTGGACGACCCGTACGAGCAGCCGACCGACGCCGACCTGGTGATCGACACCAGCAACCTGAGTGTGGACGAGGCGGTGCAGGGCGTGCTGCACCACCTGACCGAGACCGGCTGGGTCGAGCCCCGGCTCCCGGCCGCCTGA